A genome region from Geodermatophilus bullaregiensis includes the following:
- a CDS encoding TetR/AcrR family transcriptional regulator: MGRTPGATAAGTRDRLLRAAADVFARRGYEGTRVSEVAEAAGLSNGAMYAYFGSKAELLVDALRVHGRRLLADLVAAHPTRSLPDLLLAGGRSLRRRREPDGELLVEALVAARRDGEVLVPVRGYVQERVDWLAGLVRGGQDDGGIDAALSPHAVAHLCLALAVGTALVGPDVDPVDDEEWTALLARLVESLGPARAPATTGEQMGSRP; the protein is encoded by the coding sequence GTGGGTCGCACTCCGGGCGCGACCGCCGCGGGCACGCGCGACCGCCTGCTGCGGGCGGCCGCCGACGTCTTCGCCCGCCGGGGCTACGAGGGCACCCGCGTGTCCGAGGTCGCCGAGGCGGCCGGGCTGAGCAACGGCGCGATGTACGCCTACTTCGGGTCCAAGGCCGAGCTGCTCGTCGACGCCCTGCGCGTGCACGGCCGGAGGTTGCTGGCCGACCTCGTCGCCGCGCACCCCACCCGGTCGCTGCCCGACCTGCTGCTCGCCGGGGGCCGGTCGCTGCGCCGGCGGCGGGAGCCCGACGGCGAGCTGCTGGTCGAGGCGCTCGTGGCGGCCCGGCGCGACGGCGAGGTACTCGTGCCCGTGCGCGGCTACGTGCAGGAGCGGGTCGACTGGCTGGCCGGCCTGGTCCGCGGGGGGCAGGACGACGGCGGCATCGACGCCGCGCTGTCCCCGCACGCCGTCGCCCACCTCTGCCTCGCACTCGCCGTCGGCACCGCGCTCGTCGGCCCCGACGTCGACCCGGTCGACGACGAGGAGTGGACCGCCCTGCTCGCCCGCCTCGTCGAGTCCCTGGGACCGGCGCGCGCACCAGCCACCACCGGAGAACAGATGGGGAGCCGTCCATGA
- a CDS encoding zinc-ribbon domain-containing protein, translating into MFLLFGLRTRQQDLGPGDVRTCPRCGNTTRWARVRRSRQLTVFFVPVARWGRRRLEVCGICGTAVEV; encoded by the coding sequence GTGTTCCTCCTCTTCGGCCTCCGCACCCGCCAGCAGGACCTGGGCCCCGGGGACGTCCGCACCTGCCCGCGCTGCGGCAACACCACGCGGTGGGCGCGGGTGCGGCGGTCCCGGCAGCTGACGGTGTTCTTCGTGCCGGTCGCCCGGTGGGGACGCCGTCGGCTCGAGGTGTGCGGCATCTGCGGCACCGCCGTCGAGGTCTGA
- a CDS encoding cytochrome P450 has product MSVDDRFTADAGALRSDPALGSLTEPVTGPVSDWATDFSHVDQEWADGAIGIWDDLRQRCPIAHTERFGGAWLPTRYEDVAAVAYDTEHFSSRAIVAGNFRPPRALAPVGGTPPISSDPPFHHDARKLLLPAFTRSAVSRQEGPTRAYCHALVDDLAGRDVVDAAADYAQHIPVRVIADMLGFPPEDGPRFRHFVENALEAINLPPQERIERSSHLFEYLLVQIRDHLEHPREDLTSYLLEAELYGRKLAPAHVAGTMALLLIAGIDTTWSAIGASLWHLAGHPGDRRRLVADPALRPTAVEEFLRAYAPVTMARLVKEDVHWRGVDLRAEDWVLLSFPAANRDPAQFDRADEVVIDRQVNRHAAFGLGIHRCVGSHLARMELRVALDVWLDRVPEFSLADPAGVRWSTGQIRGPRELPLRLG; this is encoded by the coding sequence GTGAGCGTCGACGACCGCTTCACCGCCGACGCCGGCGCGCTGCGCTCGGACCCCGCGCTCGGCTCCCTCACCGAGCCGGTGACCGGGCCGGTGAGCGACTGGGCCACCGACTTCTCCCACGTGGACCAGGAGTGGGCCGACGGCGCGATCGGCATCTGGGACGACCTGCGGCAGCGCTGCCCGATCGCGCACACCGAGCGCTTCGGCGGCGCCTGGCTGCCCACCCGCTACGAGGACGTCGCCGCGGTGGCCTACGACACCGAGCACTTCTCCTCCCGGGCGATCGTCGCGGGCAACTTCCGACCACCCCGCGCCCTGGCCCCGGTGGGCGGCACCCCGCCGATCTCGTCGGACCCGCCGTTCCACCACGACGCCCGCAAGCTGCTGCTGCCGGCCTTCACCAGGAGCGCGGTGAGCCGCCAGGAGGGGCCGACCCGGGCCTACTGCCACGCGCTGGTCGACGACCTCGCCGGCCGGGACGTCGTCGACGCGGCCGCCGACTACGCCCAGCACATCCCGGTCCGGGTGATCGCCGACATGCTCGGCTTCCCGCCCGAGGACGGGCCGCGGTTCCGGCACTTCGTCGAGAACGCGCTCGAGGCGATCAACCTGCCGCCGCAGGAGCGGATCGAGCGCAGCAGCCACCTGTTCGAGTACCTGCTCGTGCAGATCCGCGACCACCTCGAGCACCCGCGCGAGGACCTCACCAGCTACCTGCTCGAGGCCGAGCTGTACGGGCGCAAGCTCGCGCCGGCGCACGTGGCCGGGACCATGGCGCTGCTGCTCATCGCCGGCATCGACACCACCTGGAGCGCGATCGGCGCCTCGCTGTGGCACCTGGCCGGGCACCCCGGGGACCGGCGCCGCCTCGTCGCCGACCCCGCGCTGCGGCCGACCGCGGTCGAGGAGTTCCTCCGCGCGTACGCGCCGGTGACCATGGCCCGGCTGGTGAAGGAGGACGTGCACTGGCGCGGTGTCGACCTGCGGGCCGAGGACTGGGTGCTGCTGTCCTTCCCCGCCGCCAACCGCGACCCCGCCCAGTTCGACCGGGCCGACGAGGTGGTCATCGACCGGCAGGTCAACCGGCACGCCGCCTTCGGCCTGGGCATCCACCGCTGCGTCGGCTCCCACCTGGCCCGGATGGAGCTGCGGGTGGCCCTCGACGTCTGGCTCGACCGGGTCCCCGAGTTCTCCCTCGCCGACCCGGCGGGGGTGCGGTGGTCGACCGGCCAGATCCGCGGCCCGCGGGAGCTGCCGCTGCGCCTCGGGTGA
- a CDS encoding YybH family protein produces the protein MASVQHGPTAQGTATRDEQRVRAVIEDRDRAVADRDAERFVASYTPSVVVFDLAPPLRRPAAEVLDPGGKRAWMAGFEPGIAHDTSDLTVTVDGDVAVAHGLVSMTATPKGSARGFTVWFRATLVLRRSGDTWLVTHEHVSTPFHMDGSFRAAVDLVP, from the coding sequence ATGGCCAGCGTGCAGCACGGACCGACGGCGCAGGGCACGGCGACGCGTGACGAGCAGCGGGTCCGGGCGGTGATCGAGGACAGGGACCGCGCGGTCGCCGACCGGGACGCCGAGCGCTTCGTCGCCTCCTACACCCCCTCGGTCGTCGTCTTCGACCTCGCGCCGCCGCTGCGCCGGCCGGCGGCCGAGGTGCTCGACCCCGGCGGCAAGCGGGCGTGGATGGCCGGCTTCGAGCCGGGGATCGCCCACGACACCTCCGACCTCACGGTCACGGTGGACGGGGACGTCGCCGTCGCCCACGGCCTGGTGAGCATGACCGCGACGCCGAAGGGGTCGGCCCGGGGCTTCACCGTGTGGTTCCGGGCCACGCTGGTCCTGCGCAGGAGCGGCGACACCTGGCTCGTCACCCACGAGCACGTCTCCACGCCGTTCCACATGGACGGCTCGTTCCGCGCGGCGGTGGACCTCGTGCCCTGA
- a CDS encoding DUF5994 family protein gives MTTIRVTRRHRVRLELIEPVAPRTTLDGAWWPRTTDLSRELSGLVEELHRRGITVTRVGYHPTAWGPTPRRLEADGRTIRLGWFRGLDPHQLNLTGDPARGRVDLLVIPPETTAASAEQAFAAAGDRADRRTPTALLDALGAAGPPVERPTPAADASPST, from the coding sequence GTGACCACCATCCGGGTCACCCGCCGGCACCGGGTCCGGCTCGAGCTGATCGAACCCGTGGCCCCACGGACGACGCTCGACGGGGCGTGGTGGCCCCGCACCACCGACCTGTCGCGGGAGCTGTCCGGCCTGGTCGAGGAGCTGCACCGCAGGGGGATCACGGTGACGCGGGTGGGCTACCACCCCACCGCCTGGGGCCCGACGCCACGGCGGCTGGAGGCCGACGGGCGGACCATCCGCCTTGGCTGGTTCCGCGGCCTCGACCCCCACCAGCTGAACCTCACCGGTGACCCGGCCCGCGGCCGGGTCGACCTGCTGGTGATCCCGCCCGAGACGACGGCGGCGTCCGCGGAGCAGGCCTTCGCCGCGGCCGGCGACCGCGCCGACCGGCGGACCCCCACCGCACTGCTCGACGCGCTCGGCGCGGCCGGTCCGCCGGTCGAGCGGCCCACCCCGGCTGCCGACGCGTCGCCGTCGACGTGA
- a CDS encoding NfeD family protein codes for MAAWLLWMIASGLFVAGEVASGDLVLLMFAGGALGGMLVALAGGAVAVQVLAFIAASALLVAVVRPAAKAHLENRMPQHLDGVQALIGRTARVTRPVDASSGRIQVGADEWSARSQYGGETFDVGATVRILQVDGATAVVGDALELG; via the coding sequence ATGGCTGCGTGGCTGCTCTGGATGATCGCCTCGGGCCTGTTCGTCGCCGGTGAGGTGGCCAGCGGCGACCTCGTGCTCCTGATGTTCGCCGGCGGCGCCCTGGGCGGGATGCTCGTCGCGCTGGCCGGCGGCGCGGTCGCCGTGCAGGTGCTGGCCTTCATCGCCGCCTCGGCGCTGCTGGTCGCCGTCGTCCGGCCGGCGGCCAAGGCGCACCTCGAGAACCGGATGCCCCAGCACCTGGACGGCGTGCAGGCGCTCATCGGGCGGACCGCCCGGGTCACCCGCCCGGTCGATGCCTCCAGTGGCCGCATCCAGGTGGGCGCCGACGAGTGGAGCGCGCGCAGCCAGTACGGCGGCGAGACCTTCGACGTCGGCGCGACCGTGCGCATCCTCCAGGTCGACGGCGCCACCGCCGTCGTGGGTGACGCCCTCGAACTGGGGTGA
- a CDS encoding class I SAM-dependent methyltransferase — MTPAVDVDPGNAGQLGAWDGSQGAYWAAEADRFDRSIARYDTPFLAAAGLRADDRVLDVGCGTGRTTRDAARVAVRGSALGVDLSAAMLEVARRRAADEGLANVRFEQADAQVAPFTAEGFDVAVSRTGAMFFADPVAALANVGRALVPGGRLVLLVWQALEANEWMTEILGALAAGRPLPTPPPGAPGPFSLADPARIRDVLTAAGHRQVEVEGLAEPEWWGADADDALGFVLGLAGWLLDGLDDVARARAVDDMRRRIEAHAGPNGVEFGSATWLVTATRA; from the coding sequence GTGACCCCTGCTGTCGACGTCGACCCCGGCAACGCCGGTCAGCTCGGCGCCTGGGACGGCTCGCAGGGCGCGTACTGGGCCGCCGAGGCCGACCGCTTCGACCGGTCGATCGCCCGCTACGACACCCCGTTCCTGGCCGCGGCCGGCCTGCGCGCCGACGACCGGGTGCTCGACGTCGGCTGCGGCACCGGCCGGACGACGCGGGACGCCGCCCGGGTCGCGGTCCGCGGCTCGGCGCTCGGCGTGGACCTCTCCGCCGCGATGCTCGAGGTCGCCCGTCGGCGGGCGGCCGACGAGGGCCTGGCCAACGTCCGCTTCGAGCAGGCCGACGCCCAGGTCGCGCCCTTCACTGCGGAGGGGTTCGACGTCGCCGTCAGCCGGACCGGCGCGATGTTCTTCGCCGACCCGGTCGCCGCGCTGGCCAACGTGGGCCGCGCGCTCGTGCCGGGCGGGCGGCTGGTCCTGCTGGTGTGGCAGGCGCTGGAGGCCAACGAGTGGATGACCGAGATCCTGGGCGCCCTGGCCGCGGGGCGCCCGCTGCCCACCCCGCCACCCGGGGCGCCCGGGCCGTTCTCCCTCGCCGACCCCGCGCGCATCCGGGACGTCCTCACCGCCGCGGGTCACCGTCAGGTGGAGGTCGAGGGTCTGGCCGAGCCGGAGTGGTGGGGCGCCGACGCCGACGACGCCCTGGGGTTCGTGCTCGGCCTCGCCGGCTGGCTGCTCGACGGGCTCGACGACGTCGCCCGGGCCCGGGCCGTGGACGACATGCGGCGGCGCATCGAGGCGCATGCCGGCCCCAACGGCGTCGAGTTCGGCTCGGCCACCTGGCTGGTGACGGCCACGCGCGCGTGA
- the fabI gene encoding enoyl-ACP reductase FabI, which translates to MSGMAGSGILAGRKILVTGVLTEASIAYATARIAQEQGATVVLSNFGRALSLCQRIAKRLPQEAPVVELDVTNTEHLATLADRLREHVGDTLDGVVHSIGFAPQEAMGEGFPEVAWEHAATAFQVSTWSMASLTQACRPLFGETASVVGLTFDATVAWPVYGWMGAAKAALESTSRYLARELGPEGVRVNLVAAGPLRSMAMKSIPGSAQFEEAWEGRAPLGWSVTDTEPAGKAVVALLSDWFPATTGEIVHVDGGFHAVGV; encoded by the coding sequence ATGAGCGGCATGGCGGGCAGCGGGATCCTGGCGGGCAGGAAGATCCTGGTCACCGGCGTCCTCACCGAGGCGTCGATCGCGTACGCGACCGCCCGGATCGCGCAGGAGCAGGGCGCCACCGTCGTCCTGTCCAACTTCGGCCGCGCGTTGTCGCTGTGCCAGCGGATCGCCAAGCGGCTGCCGCAGGAGGCGCCGGTCGTCGAGCTCGACGTGACGAACACCGAGCACCTGGCGACGCTGGCCGACCGGCTGCGCGAGCACGTCGGCGACACCCTCGACGGCGTCGTCCACTCCATCGGCTTCGCGCCGCAGGAGGCCATGGGGGAGGGCTTCCCGGAGGTGGCGTGGGAGCACGCGGCCACCGCCTTCCAGGTGTCGACCTGGTCGATGGCCTCCCTCACCCAGGCCTGCCGGCCGCTGTTCGGCGAGACCGCCTCCGTCGTCGGGCTGACCTTCGACGCCACCGTCGCCTGGCCGGTCTACGGCTGGATGGGCGCGGCCAAGGCGGCGCTGGAGTCGACCTCCCGCTACCTCGCCCGCGAGCTGGGTCCCGAGGGCGTGCGGGTCAACCTCGTCGCCGCCGGCCCGCTGCGCAGCATGGCGATGAAGTCCATCCCCGGCAGCGCCCAGTTCGAGGAGGCCTGGGAGGGCCGGGCGCCGCTGGGCTGGTCGGTCACCGACACCGAGCCCGCGGGCAAGGCCGTCGTCGCGCTGCTGTCGGACTGGTTCCCGGCCACCACCGGGGAGATCGTCCACGTCGACGGCGGCTTCCACGCCGTGGGCGTGTGA
- a CDS encoding YciI family protein produces MRYLILIQSNPRSREVWEGLSDEQRAAFGRAHLALTDELVGTGELVVSEGLPDPSAGTLVSVRDGRTLTSDGPFAEAKEYLAGFYLVDVAGLDRAVEIAARAPDAATGSVEVRPVHDLRAFDL; encoded by the coding sequence GTGAGGTACCTGATCCTGATCCAGAGCAACCCGCGCTCCCGCGAGGTCTGGGAGGGCCTGTCGGACGAGCAGCGCGCTGCCTTCGGGCGGGCCCACCTCGCGCTCACCGACGAGCTGGTGGGCACGGGCGAGCTGGTGGTCTCCGAGGGGCTGCCCGACCCCTCGGCCGGCACCCTCGTGAGCGTGCGCGACGGGCGGACGCTCACCAGCGACGGCCCGTTCGCGGAGGCCAAGGAGTACCTGGCCGGGTTCTACCTCGTGGACGTCGCCGGCCTCGACCGGGCCGTGGAGATCGCCGCGAGGGCGCCGGACGCCGCGACCGGCTCGGTCGAGGTCCGTCCGGTCCACGACCTCAGGGCGTTCGACCTGTGA
- a CDS encoding RNA polymerase sigma factor, producing the protein MTGTGGRAVGTPELEDLLRALAPRVLTALLRRGGSFDTCEDAVQEALVAAASRWPADGVPRNPAGWLVTVATRRWTDAWRQDVARRRREESVAAQQPDEPVVARAADDTLTLLLLCCHPAVTADARVALTLRAVGGLTTAEIGGALLVPPATVGQRISRAKQRIRAGGARFELPAPDARAERVAAVRDVLYLVFTEGHTASAGAALHRVDLSSEAIRLTRQLHAALPGDGETAGLLALMLLTDARRPARTRPDGGLVPLAEQDRGLWDRAAIAEGVALVSAALATAPVGAFQLQAAIAAVHDEAARVEDTDWLQVLGLYELLRTIDPGPMVALNRVVALAVVRGPEAGLAELDALVAGSPLAGHHRTAAVRAHLLERAGRPDAARSEYGRAAAGTLNLPERRYLERCAQRLRTGGSE; encoded by the coding sequence GTGACCGGGACCGGCGGCCGGGCGGTCGGCACGCCGGAGCTCGAGGACCTGCTCCGCGCGCTCGCGCCCCGGGTGCTGACGGCCCTGCTGCGCCGCGGCGGCTCCTTCGACACGTGCGAGGACGCCGTCCAGGAGGCCCTCGTCGCGGCGGCGTCCCGGTGGCCGGCCGACGGCGTGCCGCGCAACCCCGCCGGGTGGCTCGTCACCGTGGCCACCCGCCGGTGGACCGACGCGTGGCGGCAGGACGTCGCCCGCCGCCGCCGGGAGGAGTCGGTGGCGGCGCAGCAGCCGGACGAGCCGGTCGTCGCCCGCGCGGCCGACGACACGCTGACCCTGCTCCTGCTCTGCTGCCACCCGGCGGTGACCGCGGACGCCCGGGTGGCGCTCACCCTGCGCGCCGTGGGCGGTCTGACCACCGCGGAGATCGGCGGCGCGCTGCTCGTGCCCCCGGCGACCGTGGGGCAGCGCATCAGCCGGGCGAAGCAGCGGATCAGGGCCGGCGGCGCGCGCTTCGAGCTGCCCGCGCCCGACGCCCGCGCCGAGCGGGTGGCCGCCGTCCGCGACGTGCTCTACCTGGTGTTCACCGAGGGGCACACCGCCAGCGCCGGCGCCGCCCTGCACCGGGTCGACCTCAGCAGCGAGGCGATCCGGCTCACCCGGCAGCTGCACGCAGCCCTCCCCGGGGACGGCGAGACGGCCGGCCTGCTCGCGCTGATGCTGCTCACGGACGCCCGGCGCCCGGCGCGGACCCGGCCCGACGGCGGCCTCGTGCCCCTGGCCGAGCAGGACCGCGGCCTGTGGGACCGGGCCGCGATCGCCGAGGGGGTCGCGCTCGTCTCCGCCGCCCTGGCGACGGCGCCGGTCGGTGCCTTCCAGCTGCAGGCCGCGATCGCCGCCGTCCACGACGAGGCCGCCCGCGTCGAGGACACCGACTGGCTGCAGGTCCTGGGGCTGTACGAGCTGCTCCGCACGATCGACCCCGGCCCCATGGTCGCCCTCAACCGGGTCGTCGCCCTCGCCGTGGTCCGGGGACCCGAGGCGGGCCTGGCGGAGCTGGACGCTCTGGTCGCCGGGTCACCGCTGGCCGGACACCACCGGACCGCCGCCGTCCGCGCCCACCTGCTGGAGCGGGCGGGACGGCCGGACGCCGCGCGCAGCGAGTACGGCCGGGCCGCGGCGGGCACGCTGAACCTGCCGGAACGCCGCTACCTGGAGCGGTGCGCGCAGCGCCTGCGGACCGGCGGGAGCGAGTAG
- the fabG gene encoding 3-oxoacyl-ACP reductase FabG: MGESGRSVLVTGGNRGIGLAIARAFAEQGDRVAVTHRGSGAPDGLLGVQCDVTNAAAVDRAFGEVEEAHGPVEVLVSNAGITRDGLLMRMKEDDFTDVLDANLTAAYRVSKRAAARMVRARSGRMVFVSSVVGLLGSAGQANYAASKAGLVGLARSIARELGSRGITANVVAPGFVETDMTAQLPEKRQQEILGQVPLGRYASAEEVAGVVRFLASDAAGYITGAVVPVDGGLGMGH, translated from the coding sequence ATGGGGGAGTCCGGCAGGTCGGTGCTGGTCACCGGCGGCAACCGGGGGATCGGGCTGGCCATCGCGCGGGCCTTCGCCGAACAGGGCGACCGGGTGGCGGTCACCCACCGCGGCAGCGGCGCTCCGGACGGGCTGCTCGGCGTGCAGTGCGACGTCACCAACGCCGCCGCCGTCGACCGGGCCTTCGGCGAGGTCGAGGAGGCCCACGGCCCGGTCGAGGTCCTGGTCAGCAACGCCGGCATCACTCGCGACGGGCTGCTGATGCGGATGAAGGAGGACGACTTCACCGACGTCCTCGACGCCAACCTCACCGCCGCCTACCGGGTGTCCAAGCGGGCCGCGGCGAGGATGGTGCGCGCCCGCTCGGGGCGGATGGTCTTCGTCTCCTCCGTCGTCGGGCTGCTGGGCTCGGCCGGGCAGGCGAACTACGCGGCGAGCAAGGCCGGCCTGGTCGGCCTGGCCCGCTCGATCGCCCGCGAGCTCGGCAGCCGCGGCATCACCGCCAACGTGGTGGCCCCGGGCTTTGTCGAGACCGACATGACCGCGCAGCTGCCGGAGAAGCGGCAGCAGGAGATCCTCGGGCAGGTGCCGCTGGGCCGGTACGCCTCGGCGGAGGAGGTCGCGGGCGTGGTGCGCTTCCTGGCCAGCGACGCGGCGGGCTACATCACCGGGGCGGTCGTCCCGGTCGACGGCGGACTGGGGATGGGGCACTGA
- a CDS encoding STAS domain-containing protein: MVREDLPPTGPPPPPAHPERLVLSLHQQSVVLRIGGQLNADTAGRLRLFLSMFTVDGGPEELVLDLAGVHAVDEEGMAPVHEADDWMRLRQASLRVAAVSPAVAAHLGDARCSRTLDTGPPLERSDR; encoded by the coding sequence GTGGTCCGGGAGGACCTCCCGCCGACCGGTCCCCCTCCCCCGCCGGCCCACCCCGAGCGCCTCGTCCTGAGCCTGCACCAGCAGTCCGTGGTGCTGCGCATCGGAGGTCAGCTGAACGCGGACACCGCGGGCCGGCTGCGCCTGTTCCTGTCGATGTTCACCGTCGACGGCGGCCCCGAGGAACTCGTCCTGGACCTCGCCGGGGTCCACGCCGTCGACGAGGAGGGGATGGCACCGGTCCACGAGGCCGACGACTGGATGCGCCTGCGGCAGGCGTCCCTGCGCGTGGCGGCGGTGTCGCCGGCGGTCGCCGCCCACCTCGGCGACGCCCGCTGCTCCCGGACGCTCGACACCGGCCCGCCGTTGGAGCGGTCCGACCGCTGA
- a CDS encoding ferredoxin — translation MRVQIDPNLCQGHGRCYDLAPDLFGEDGDGYATLTDLTAGGRVPPDREDDVRLAADNCPEAAVLVYEEAAP, via the coding sequence ATGAGAGTCCAGATCGACCCGAACCTGTGCCAGGGCCACGGCCGCTGCTACGACCTGGCGCCGGACCTGTTCGGCGAGGACGGGGACGGCTACGCCACGCTGACCGACCTCACCGCCGGCGGGCGGGTGCCGCCCGACCGGGAGGACGACGTCCGCCTGGCCGCCGACAACTGCCCCGAGGCCGCCGTCCTGGTGTACGAGGAGGCGGCGCCGTGA
- a CDS encoding ferrochelatase, with translation MPRATVDLHPGQRPDEDPSLAVRNNGGVPPPSAPAPAGRREALLVLSFGGPEGHDDVMPFLDNVTRGRGIPPERLLDVAEHYHHFGGVSPINQQNQALIAAVRADLAAAGTDLPVYWGNRNWDPYVEDTWQQMTDDGIEHVYVLATSAYASYSGCRQYHEDVARARIATGGGPTAEKLPHYFDAPGFVRANADALAAALEQLPADVRASARLVATAHSIPDSMAAVAGPDGHAYEAELTAAARAVVDAVDPGRDFDLVWQSRSGPPSVPWLEPDVNDHLRALHENGETAVVLFPVGFVSDHLEVVWDLDNEARETAEELGMAFVRAGTAGTHPAFVAMVRELLEERRGGGQPRLGTNCPAACCFVQRPAARPS, from the coding sequence GTGCCCCGCGCCACCGTCGACCTGCACCCCGGCCAGCGCCCCGACGAGGACCCGTCGCTGGCCGTCCGCAACAACGGGGGCGTGCCGCCGCCGTCCGCCCCCGCCCCGGCCGGCCGCCGGGAGGCGCTGCTGGTGCTGTCCTTCGGCGGGCCCGAGGGCCACGACGACGTCATGCCGTTCCTCGACAACGTCACCCGCGGCCGCGGCATCCCGCCCGAGCGGCTGCTCGACGTCGCCGAGCACTACCACCACTTCGGCGGCGTCAGCCCGATCAACCAGCAGAACCAGGCGCTGATCGCCGCGGTGCGGGCCGACCTCGCGGCCGCGGGCACCGACCTGCCGGTGTACTGGGGCAACCGCAACTGGGACCCCTACGTCGAGGACACCTGGCAGCAGATGACCGACGACGGCATCGAGCACGTCTACGTCCTGGCCACCTCGGCCTACGCCTCCTACTCCGGCTGCCGGCAGTACCACGAGGACGTCGCCCGGGCGCGGATCGCGACCGGCGGGGGCCCCACGGCGGAGAAGCTGCCGCACTACTTCGACGCGCCGGGCTTCGTGCGGGCCAACGCCGACGCGCTCGCCGCCGCGCTCGAGCAGCTCCCCGCGGACGTCCGGGCCTCCGCCCGGCTGGTGGCGACGGCGCACTCGATCCCCGACTCCATGGCCGCCGTCGCCGGGCCGGACGGGCACGCCTACGAGGCCGAGCTGACGGCCGCTGCCCGCGCCGTGGTGGACGCCGTCGACCCGGGCCGGGACTTCGACCTGGTCTGGCAGAGCCGCAGCGGCCCGCCGTCCGTGCCGTGGCTCGAGCCCGACGTCAACGACCACCTGCGGGCGCTGCACGAGAACGGCGAGACGGCGGTCGTGCTGTTCCCCGTCGGCTTCGTCAGCGACCACCTCGAGGTGGTCTGGGACCTGGACAACGAGGCGCGCGAGACCGCCGAGGAGCTCGGGATGGCGTTCGTGCGGGCCGGCACCGCGGGCACCCACCCGGCGTTCGTGGCGATGGTCCGCGAGCTGCTCGAGGAGCGCCGCGGCGGCGGGCAGCCCCGGCTGGGCACCAACTGCCCGGCGGCCTGCTGTTTCGTCCAGCGTCCGGCGGCCCGCCCGTCCTGA
- a CDS encoding acyl-CoA thioesterase, which translates to MTGVDRAPDRAGGLLPLLDLRPAGPGAFTAGPRRTSPERAFGGAVVAQALLAAGRTVPADRAVHSLHAYFLRAGEAAEPTGLTVEHVRDGGSYATRRVRAEQRGRTTLELTASFHRPETGFTHQVPVLDAPPPEDLPDPVAAGAGARGLLREWFDRLADRHPFELRLDGELPRLAAARGEAAPPRQRFWLRCREALPDEPLLHGCALAYVSDLLLLSTALAPHRTMVGAPDVAAASLDHAVWFHRLARADDWLYYEQESTWADGGRVMCSGRVFDRAGRLVLTVAQEGTVRPLGGR; encoded by the coding sequence ATGACCGGGGTCGATCGCGCACCGGACCGGGCCGGCGGCCTGCTGCCCCTGCTCGACCTGCGGCCGGCCGGGCCGGGCGCGTTCACCGCCGGACCGCGCCGGACGTCGCCCGAGCGGGCCTTCGGCGGTGCCGTCGTCGCGCAGGCGCTGCTGGCGGCCGGCCGCACCGTCCCGGCCGACCGGGCGGTGCACTCGCTGCACGCGTACTTCCTGCGGGCCGGGGAGGCCGCCGAGCCGACCGGGCTCACCGTCGAGCACGTGCGCGACGGCGGGAGCTACGCCACCCGCCGGGTGCGGGCCGAGCAGCGCGGGCGGACGACGCTGGAGCTCACCGCGTCCTTCCACCGGCCGGAGACCGGCTTCACCCACCAGGTGCCGGTGCTCGACGCGCCGCCGCCGGAGGACCTCCCCGACCCGGTGGCGGCCGGGGCCGGCGCGCGGGGGCTGCTCCGCGAGTGGTTCGACCGGCTCGCCGACCGCCACCCGTTCGAGCTGCGCCTGGACGGCGAGCTGCCCCGCCTGGCGGCCGCGCGGGGCGAGGCCGCGCCGCCCCGCCAGCGCTTCTGGCTGCGCTGCCGCGAGGCGCTGCCGGACGAGCCGCTGCTGCACGGCTGCGCGCTGGCCTACGTGTCGGACCTGCTGCTGCTGTCCACGGCACTGGCCCCGCACCGGACGATGGTCGGCGCGCCGGACGTCGCGGCGGCCAGCCTCGACCACGCCGTGTGGTTCCACCGCCTCGCCCGCGCCGACGACTGGCTGTACTACGAGCAGGAGAGCACCTGGGCCGACGGCGGGCGGGTGATGTGCTCGGGCCGGGTCTTCGACCGCGCCGGCCGGCTGGTGCTCACCGTGGCCCAGGAGGGGACGGTGCGTCCGCTGGGCGGGCGCTGA